In Bacteroidetes bacterium SB0662_bin_6, the DNA window CACTTCGCTATGCAGCATCGTTTCCGAGTACCGCTGCCGGCGTGCACGAAGATACAGAGGACGATCCTGATCGACGGGTTCGACACGCAATACGGCATCCTGCACCAGCCGCGCATGTTGGTCAGGCGTCAGGTGATCGACCCCGTCGTACCACACATTCCGGATATAGGTGGGCAGTCCGGGCGTCACTTGAAAAATGACGCCAGCCTTGCCTGCCGCGACCGTATCTATCCGGACGGCTACCTCCGCTTCGAAGAATCCCTCCTGGCGATACAAAAGACGCAGGCGATCCAGATCCGCCTGGAGAACATCCATGTCGAGCGCGGCGGGAGGCTCGCCGCCGGCCATCAGCGAATTGCTCAACCGTTCACCGAGTATTCCGGAGTTCCCAAGGCGGTACATCCACAGCCACCAGGTCGCTCCCGGAATTTTGGCAAACCTGCGATTCGGCTTCGTGCGGACCCTGCGGGCCAACGCCGTCTCGCCAAAAAATTCGTTGCCTTCAAAGGCAACACGGCGTACGATGAGGGTGTCGGTATCCGCCTCTCCGGGCCTGGCGCCGAAAGAAGTATTCCTCTCTGCGTCCTGAGCTTCTGCCGTACCGGCAATCGTCAGAACGACAGCAAACCAGACCACCCGAAGAAGAACACGATGTAAACGCCCGCAAGGCGACGGGTCATTCTTCCTCGAAGTAAAAGTCGTCGTCAGCCGTGGGGTAATCCGGCCAAACCTCCTCAATGCTTTCGTACGGCTCGCCATCATCCTCCATCTCTTCGAGATTTTCTATAACCTCACGCGGAGCTCCCGTACGCTCTGCATAGTCGATGAGTTCGCCTTTCGTTGCAGGCCAGGGCGCATCTTCAAGGTAAGATGCCAATTCGAGACTCCAGTACATCGGGTGAGAACTTGTTGAGAGGGCCGACAAGGCAACCGGTGCGCATCAGGCGGCCGATCTTGCGCATTGTGCAGGCACTATAATTTTCCGAAAGGATAAAAGCAAGTAAATAAATGTGTGACTCTGAAAGATATACAGAAAATATACCAATTATTGCCATCTGTCAGCCGCAAAACGGCTCCCTAACAGACTATGCGACGTCCTCCGCGCTCAATAATCAAGGGATCGGGTCTCCCGCTCCGAATCCCGCTTCAATTTTTCGTACTCCGCCGGCGTCATGGATGGGGACATGAAGGAAATCGGATTTCGGGCTATTCCTCTGGCGTCCCGCACCTCAAAATGTACGTGGGGGGCCACTGAATGCCCTGAGTTGCCGCTGAGACCAATGCGTTGGCCACGCTCGATTTCACGTCCGCGCCGGATGGTATCGTCGATCTCCGAAAGGTGCGCATACAACGTCTCGGTTTCCGATGCAGGATGCGAAATAATCACGTGGTAGCCATAACTGGTACTGTATCCTCTTTTGAGGATCCGACCGGCAGCGGAAGCAACCACCGGGGTGCCCCGTGGTACGGAAATATCGATCCCGTAATGCATTTTGCGGCCTCCGAAAATCGGATGCTCCCTCATGCCGAATCCGGACACGACCCGGCCGGAAGCCGGAAGGATCGCCGGCATCTGATCGTTCCGATCCATTTGCTCGTTCGCAAGC includes these proteins:
- a CDS encoding M23 family metallopeptidase — translated: MSKKRYYYDPRSCRYVEDKWGGLYSGRQLLWVAVLALPIAFLLSLIIDTVDETPQEVALKTEKAVLEEGIEQFGDRVDMYARQLERLEESDRELHRVLLGVEPISEDVRRLGVGGSDPYEEFDRLESPTGTLLKETAQRLDQIEGRINLQGASLRDLMTLANEQMDRNDQMPAILPASGRVVSGFGMREHPIFGGRKMHYGIDISVPRGTPVVASAAGRILKRGYSTSYGYHVIISHPASETETLYAHLSEIDDTIRRGREIERGQRIGLSGNSGHSVAPHVHFEVRDARGIARNPISFMSPSMTPAEYEKLKRDSERETRSLDY
- a CDS encoding DUF2795 domain-containing protein gives rise to the protein MYWSLELASYLEDAPWPATKGELIDYAERTGAPREVIENLEEMEDDGEPYESIEEVWPDYPTADDDFYFEEE